CAACAGCTTGGGACTCAAAATCAATTTTTTTTTTTTTGTAAATTTTTCTTTTTTGTAATTTTTCTTTCCGCGTGTCTTTTATTGGTTTTGTGGGATGAGTTGCGTTTGTTGTGGTAGAAAGGCCAAAGACATGAGAATCAGTGATTGATGTGTAGAAGAGAAAACAACGACCTTTCTGGTAATGATGTTGTAATATTCTTGTCTTAATCTCTTCAGTGATATGAATCATTTCACAACTCAAAACAGGCAAACCAAATGACTTCAAGTATGTTTTGAGGACACAGTTTTTTTGTTTAGACCATTCTCTAGAAGATTTATCAAATTTTATGTAACTTAATCATCACTAGATCTCGATCCGCGAGTTGCGCGGGTTTTTGTTTTCATTTATTTTTATATAAATGTTTTGTTTTCAATTCTAAATTGGTAGATATTATAATATATAAGTGTCTATCAATTTTTAAAACATAATAAGTTTACTGTATATTTTTTCATTGAATTGATTGTTTCAAATTTTCACATGTATTTGTATCTTCTTCTATATATATATTTTCGGATTATTATTTCATTATTAAAATCGTAACTATATATATAAAAATTAGTAAAATATTGTTCTGTTGTCATATTCAAAGATATTGTAACATTTCACAAATTTAGAAAGTTTTTAAAAAGTTAAACTTTTCGTTTCAAAGATTTATATTATCGAATAAATAATTAAACATTTAGTTTTTGTTTAATTTTTAAAATAAATTATATAGTTTAAAATTTCTTTTCATTGGTTTAAGGTAGTGAAGATTAATCATTGTTAGATAATATGATTTTTGTTATTTAAAAAAAAATATTTATAATTTTAAAAGTTAACATTGACAAACATTTAAATATTTAGCATATAGAGGTATAGTATTACAACATTAAATTATATCTATTTAATTAATACTATCTATAAATCCAATAGATCATATATTGTTTAAATTCAATTATTGATAGCCCAATAAAAATTTTTGGTAGGCCCAAAATTTAAATGATAAGATTATATATTGATTTTCTAGGAATAGGTCCATTAGGTCCATTTTTAAAAAAATCACACATGAATCAAAGTTGTGACTTCTGTTTTAATATATAAAATATCTTTTAATATGTTTATCTTTTGTTTAAAATACAAATAAAGATTGTTTAAGAAAATTCTAAAAAAATCTTTTCAGAATCAGGATAAATTTTATTTTCAAAAATTAATGAACTTAAATTTTAATTATCATAAAATATAATTAGAATTTCAAAAAAAATAATTATGAATAGTTTCTCTCAAAATGATACACCGTTAGAGATGATTTCCTTCACTTTTTAACCTTTCTTTTAAAATGAGGGACCATTGGAAATAATTTAAATAATGTGTTACAATTTATCTGATCGAAACAAAGATGAAAAGAAGAATAAAATTTCTGTTAGATGATTTATATAGATCAACCATCTAGACGATGAAATGAATAATTCTGAATAACATTCGGATAGATCACTTGGATAAATTATCTAAATAGATAATTTGAATGTAGATGTCAAATGGATAAATGAAGATCACTCTAGACTAAAGCGAAACCAAAATAAGAAGATTCCTAAAAAAAATTTTGAAACAAAGATTCCTCAAATTGAAGCAGCAAAAAAGGTTGTACCTCAAACATTAAAAATAGGAGAAAAAAGTAGAAAAAATCTGAACTGGGTTTTAATAGGTTAAGTCCTTCATAACCGGTTCCGGTTCTTTCCCTACTTTTGCTTCCCTTAACAGTCAACTGAGAATTTTGGTTCTTTCCCTATTGCCGTCAACTATTTCTGATCCTAAAAACCTTGGGACAGTGCTTCACTTCATATATCTCAGGTAGGATCGAGCACCGATTCTTTCCCAATTTTACTGGTTACACTTGATTTCGATTTCGCTTTTCTGGGTATCATTAGTATTTGTAGCTTTGCTTCGTATTCTCTGAATCTGGATTGAAATCTTCTGATCCATCAATGTGATTAGAAAGCATGCAACTTTACAGATTTTGTTTGTTTACTCGTCTTCTGATCTATACTGAGTGAGTGAGGAGGATCTTAGTTCTGTATTCGTGTTCAAAAGGCCCAAACACTTACTTGATGGTTTTTTTAAGACGTTACATGTTAAATACTGTTAAGGTTTGTGTACTAATCTTTCGTTATGAAGCAGTGGAGAAGGTATGGGCGGTGGCATCAGGCAACTCCTCGAGCAGGTACACAGGCTTTCAAGGAGAAGCTTGTTCAGAGTCCTATCAATGGGTCCTTTGCCCACCCATCTCGCCTTTATCATGGATGGGAACCGTAGGTACGCCAAGAAGCGCGGTCTAGAAGACGGGTCTGGCCACAAAGCTGGGTTCTCTGCTCTTATGTCGATGCTGCAGTACTGCTACGAGCTGGGTATCAAGTACGTGACGGTATACGCGTTCAGCATAGATAACTTCAGGAGAAAGCCTGAGGAGGTTCAGTCTCTTATGGATTTGATGTTGGAAAAGATCAAGTCTTTGCTTGATAAAGAGAGCATCGTGCATGAGTACGGCATACGGGTTTATTTTATCGGTAACTTGGGGCTTTTAAACGACCAAGTGAGAGCTGCTGCGGAGGAAGTCATGAAGGCCACGGCTAAGAATAGTAGAGTGGTGCTTCTTGTCTGCGTTGCTTATAACTCCACAGATGAGATCGTACAAGCTGTCAAGAGATCTTGTGTGGAGAAGGCGGATAGGGATGTGGAGAGGATTCAGCTGGTGGATATTGAGGAGAACATGCAGATGAGCGTGGCGCCGGAGCCTGATATACTGATCAGGAGTTCAGGAGAGACGAGGCTGAGCAACTTTCTTTTGTGGCAAACGGGTAACTCTCAGCTCTTCTCTCCGGATGCTCTGTGGCCTGAGATTGGCCTGAGGCATCTGGTGTGGGCTATATTGAACTTCCAGAGAAGCCACTCATACTTGGAGAAGAAGAAGAAACAGTTGTAGCTTTTCTTTTTTTGGTCATGTGGTGATCTTCTTGTGGTATACTGTCAAAACAGAAACTTTGGATAAACATAGAACATGCAATGTATTTTACACACAACGAAACGCTCGTTTGGAATGTCTTGACAAGATTAACTTGGAATGTCTTGATTGATCAGGGATGTAGCCATATCATTATTGCGACTGGCCTTGCACTGTTGCAGTCCTCTGCTCCAAGCACACCAGATGATGGTTTCGTCACGTAACATAGATTAACAAACAATACAACTTCTGGTCACCCCATTGAAAACTCATATACAATAGTGCTGTTCGTTTGGTTGCCGCGTTTTTCTGTTGACGCTGCCGCAATTCGTTTCGAAGTCGCAGGAAGCTGACGCCGACGCAGGAAGCAGATTTGGGTTGGTCGTTTGACAGAAGCTGCGGTTATTTTCATTTATTCATATTTTATTTTTAAAAAATTGTAAAATTGTATTTTAAATAAATAAAATTTAGTTTAAATATATTTATATCCATAAAATATTATGTTTACTTGGTAATAAATTTTTGGTCAAATATACAAATATAAAAATATTTTATCATGCTTTCTTTTTAGTTTTTTTTGTTTAACTTTCCAGATCAGAATAAAAAATGAAACAAATTTTTGGAAAAAATAATAATTTGAATTTATAAATTGTATTTTCAAATATTAATTGAATAACATAAATTAATATTATTAATCCTAACAAATTATTAAAGATAAGATTTTAATAATTTAGTCAAAAATGTTAGATTATAATAATATAACAAACAATAAATATAGATAATTTTTTTTCTAAATACTATCTATTATTTCATTTTTGAGGTTTTGTATTTTTTTTATAGATTTTGTATTTAATTACTTATTCTACCTAATTGGAGGGAGATGATATTTATAAATTGTATTTTCAAATTTTAATTTAATAACAGAAATCTCTCATCTTGGTGTAATATTTTAAAACAGCTTTTATTGAAAACCCACATCAAAGATCAGCCTTTGTTTCTATAATCATTATAGAATGACGTATGAACAATGTTTGTAACAGGGTCTTGTTGAAAGAGTAGCAGTCATCTTTTTCAGTAATGATAATGTTCCTGTGGAGAGGTTCATCTTCAAGCTCACCATTAACCCGTCTTCTGCTACTGCTTCTGTAGAAGGGAATCAATTGGCTCTTAAAACTCCAAGTAATGATGGAAACATAGCTCCCAAAGAGTTCGTGAGCTTCTGTATCTTTATCACCAGGATAAAACAATTCGTCCTATAACTGCATCAACATAACGAAACAAAGTAATCAGATAACTGCATCAACGAACCAAACGAACAAGCGGACCATGAACTTAGAGCATCAACAAAAACAAGCCATGAAGGGACTGGCATTCTGCAAACCGTGGGGCAGTTGCGGAGACAGATAAATTGTAATGCTTCTCGGATGTTACCTAAGAGTACTTGTAATGCTGTAAAACCATGGGGCAGTTGCAGACTTTCTTTCTTTGCAACGAACTCCAACACATTCACTATATGGAAACAGAGAGCCTGCAAAAAAGGTTCAATGATACAAGATCATTTAACATAAAGACTTACACTTCAAAGATTCACACAAACTCTATCAAGCATAAAGACTTACACTTCAAAGATTCACACAAACTCTTTCAACAACAAGCTACAAGGTAAAGAGTTATATCTTTCACAAAGCTTCCAGATGTTATGGAGAAGCCTGAGAGATCCTGAGAGAAAGCAAACACACAAACGCCAGTAAGTAACCAACAAACACATCACATATCACACATACAAACATCACACACGAATGAAGCAAGCATAGAAGGCTGTTGGGGGTGGATTTGCATCCTCCCTCAAGGCCCATTAGACAATGAATTAGACTCATATTGCTAGAAAGCCCTAGGCTTCATCCCTCTATAAATAAGGAGTTACCTCTTTCTTAGAATGGCTTCTCCTCTTCTTAGACTTTAGAAAACATATTTTCATAGAGATTTTGTATTCTAAGGTTCACTTTACCTTTGTAATGAATCTTTATTCAATGAAATCTCTTTTATGTTCTTTTCCCATTTGATTTCATCTCAAGATTTCTCCTAAGCCTCAAGAATCTAATCATTCAACTTAGATTCTTTTATTGTATTGATTCAACAAACATCACCAGCATAAACACCATTTTTGGATCAAACAAAGGCAAAGCTCTTACGATAGAGTGAGAGTGAAACACACATCGTTCAAGCAACAAAGCTAAACACACATCGTTCAAGTAACAACTAAACAAGAGCAGAATCTAATAGCTCATTTGGGTTTTTTTTCAGACCATGATTCTTATAAACAAGGAAAGGTGAAGACGAAGCTGGAGCAAGATGACATGACAAGTTATACTCAGAAATCAGAAACTTTAAGGCTCTTGGATCCAAAACCCATTCTCAAAAACGCATATGATTGTTACCTCAACAATGCTTGAAACCCAAATCGGAGGAGATAAGAGTGCTCGTGATAACCGTCAGATATGAGAGAGCTCGTGATAAGCTTCAGAGATGAGAGAGCCCGTGATAAGCGTTAGAGATGAGATAGCTCGAGGACTGCGTCTGAGATGAGAGAGCTCGTGGTCTGCGTCGGAGAAGAGAGAGCTCGAGACTGAGGACAGAGAGCTCGAGCCGGAGATGAGAGATCTCGAGGTCTGCGTCGGAGATGGAGATGAGAGAGCTCGAAGGTCGGAGATGAGAAGAGCTGCGTCAATGGAGAAGAGCTGCGTCAATGGAGAAATTAGAATTTAGGTTTTTTTTGTAAATAATGAAATACAGTAATGGCAAATGCGTAAAATAAACATTCGAATGCAGTTTTTTTTATCGAAAACGCTGATTTTTTCGGCGTCTGACGCGAGAACGCCGCATTTAGACGCAGACGCCAACGAAGGTACCTGCGGCAACCAAACGAACAACACTAATATCTGATGAAACTCACGGTATTTTTTTTTTTAAATTCAAAATGTCTTGCATGATTGTCTCTATGGAGATAACACTGAAGCTGCTGTTAGAGTTGCTGCGGTTGACCGCAATTTAGAGGTGATTCTTGATGTGCTTGTCAAACCAAATCAGAGATGTAGAAAAGATTTTATGGCTATTAAACGAGTGAAGTTTCAACGAGTGAAGAATAAACTCATAAAATAACCCTGAAAAGAGCCATCCTGGAAAGAGAGCCTATCGGAATGCTTTGCCCTTTTGCTATCTTCAATGTTTCTAAACGTGGTTGTATTAATGTTTTTCTTAACTTAGTTATTAGCTATTTAGTAACTAAAACCTTTATAACCTGTATACTATTACAAATTATGAAAAAGATTACAGATTTTAGATGCTTTATGAAGATTCATGTTTGATTGCAGAAAGATTATGGAATTTACACTTGACGGTTACTTTTTGGTACCCGAAATCCAGACATCAGTGACAGTGACAAAACATTAATGAATTTTTAATGGCGGCTTAAAATTTGAAAGTTTGAAACAGATAATTTTGGTTTAGCAATATAAAACCCAGAAAACCGGGGATGGAAATACAAAATTTCGGTTAAGAGATATAAGAGAAAACAATCAGGGTTGGTTATTACACGGAACCGGACTGAACTCTGGTTCGGTAGGTTAAAGTACAGACGGTCTGGATTAGACTTTGAAACCTAAAAAAATCATAACTCCGCCACCGAACCTGCAACCGATAGTGTTCTACTTGCGGCTTAAAGAGCCATGATGTGACGCCTATGCTATGTTGGGTCTAATTAAGCGTAGAGGAAACGCCTTCTTTCGTTCTCAAACCCTAGCCGCCATTTACTCCAAGGTGGGTCTCTATCTTCCTCTAACAGATTCTCTAGTTTGGTTTGTTAATCTCTCCGCGGCAATTGGTCGAACACTTCATCTGCGAGCTTCTTCTTCTGGTCTCTAGTTACAAAGGAGTAATTGCACGCTTGCTGAGGGAGTCATGGAGAAGTGTTCAGTTATTGATGAAGACATAAGTTCAGGTTCTGTTGTGTTTTTTCTTGATACTACTATACCTGGTTCAGACTGTAACATGTTGTCCCTTGTTTGTTCTTAACAGTTGATACATCAAAGTGGAAGAAGGTACGAGCAATTGACTGTGGGATTAGAAATTCAATGGTGCCAGAATCCTCTTTG
The DNA window shown above is from Brassica oleracea var. oleracea cultivar TO1000 chromosome C3, BOL, whole genome shotgun sequence and carries:
- the LOC106331870 gene encoding dehydrodolichyl diphosphate synthase 6-like produces the protein MGGGIRQLLEQVHRLSRRSLFRVLSMGPLPTHLAFIMDGNRRYAKKRGLEDGSGHKAGFSALMSMLQYCYELGIKYVTVYAFSIDNFRRKPEEVQSLMDLMLEKIKSLLDKESIVHEYGIRVYFIGNLGLLNDQVRAAAEEVMKATAKNSRVVLLVCVAYNSTDEIVQAVKRSCVEKADRDVERIQLVDIEENMQMSVAPEPDILIRSSGETRLSNFLLWQTGNSQLFSPDALWPEIGLRHLVWAILNFQRSHSYLEKKKKQL